A segment of the bacterium genome:
GTGCGGGCCCAGTCAACGATCGCGGCGAGAAGCATGCGGCCGATGCCCTGGCCACGGACCTCGGGATCGACCCACATCTGATAGACGTTGGCACAGTCGCGCTGTGTGGTACTCAGCTTTCCCCACGCGAGCCCGACCGCCCGGCCATCGACCTCTGCGACAAGGGGAAGGTCAGAATCCTCTGCCGAGACGAGACGCTCAAGCCACCACTGATCCGGCTTCGCGCGTTCCCAATCGAGCG
Coding sequences within it:
- a CDS encoding GNAT family N-acetyltransferase produces the protein MRALADSPDSFGSTLDWERAKPDQWWLERLVSAEDSDLPLVAEVDGRAVGLAWGKLSTTQRDCANVYQMWVDPEVRGQGIGRMLLAAIVDWARTLGVSRLDLTVARPNTVAVQLYEGSGFHAIGEPQPLRPGSAVLAQAMTRQLETLTGRADP